A stretch of the Actinomyces faecalis genome encodes the following:
- a CDS encoding DUF151 domain-containing protein, with product MHDMRLVAIRSTSPDEGLVALLVEEGGPSILAVPVSAREGLCLSAETASQVTWPPLLRRCLEVQGGTLDEVHLGVDDDAVLRAELVLRQTGSSPGTSRVPCAPADALMVSRISRVPLRASDDLLRLRGVDLGEESISQQVARWRQDLHAGSAEDW from the coding sequence GTGCACGACATGCGTCTGGTCGCCATTCGATCGACCTCCCCGGACGAAGGACTTGTCGCGCTCCTGGTCGAGGAGGGCGGCCCCTCGATCCTGGCGGTGCCCGTCAGCGCCCGGGAAGGCCTCTGTCTGAGTGCGGAGACAGCCTCCCAGGTCACCTGGCCCCCGCTGCTGCGTCGGTGCCTGGAGGTCCAGGGGGGGACCCTGGACGAGGTGCACCTAGGAGTCGATGACGACGCTGTCCTGCGCGCCGAGCTCGTCCTGCGCCAGACCGGATCGTCTCCTGGCACCAGCCGGGTGCCCTGCGCCCCCGCCGATGCCCTCATGGTCTCGCGCATCAGCCGGGTCCCCTTGCGAGCCAGTGATGACCTGCTGCGTCTGCGTGGGGTCGACCTCGGGGAGGAGAGCATCTCGCAGCAGGTTGCACGGTGGCGTCAGGACCTTCATGCGGGCTCGGCGGAAGACTGGTGA
- a CDS encoding MerR family transcriptional regulator: MSPAVRKAATSSQAAGAQTSSDVLTWPQGISHEPSMKIGEVVDQLRASFPALSISKVRYLESEGLIHPHRVGNGYRQYSKADVERLRFTLAAQRDEYLPLSVIRERLEQLDRQPASGGRIARVVASHGRLVDEDGPLDLTELMRRSGASEEQVDELIAIGVITADARGTFRPTAVRAAELAMRIHRLGLPLRNLRAIRTAAEREADLIDHVVQHQRPRSAQAAEQTATTLAASVAGLHEELLRRTVESLG, translated from the coding sequence GTGAGCCCCGCTGTCCGCAAGGCGGCCACCTCGTCACAGGCTGCCGGTGCCCAGACATCCTCGGACGTCCTGACCTGGCCCCAGGGGATCTCCCACGAGCCCTCCATGAAGATCGGCGAGGTCGTTGACCAGCTGCGCGCCAGCTTTCCGGCTCTGTCGATCTCCAAGGTCCGCTACCTGGAGAGCGAGGGCCTCATCCACCCGCACCGGGTAGGCAACGGCTACCGCCAGTACTCCAAGGCGGACGTCGAGAGGCTTCGGTTCACGCTGGCCGCGCAGAGGGACGAGTACCTGCCCCTGTCAGTCATCCGGGAACGTCTGGAGCAGCTTGACCGCCAGCCTGCCTCCGGCGGACGCATCGCACGCGTCGTCGCCTCCCACGGCCGCCTGGTGGACGAGGACGGCCCCCTCGACCTGACCGAGCTCATGCGCCGCAGCGGTGCCAGCGAGGAGCAGGTGGACGAGCTCATCGCCATCGGTGTCATCACGGCCGACGCCCGGGGAACCTTCAGGCCGACGGCGGTACGTGCCGCCGAGCTCGCGATGCGGATACACCGGCTCGGCCTGCCGCTGCGGAACCTGCGGGCGATCCGCACAGCGGCTGAGCGGGAGGCGGACCTGATCGACCACGTGGTCCAGCACCAGCGCCCACGGTCAGCCCAGGCCGCCGAGCAGACTGCCACCACGCTCGCCGCCTCCGTGGCCGGCCTGCACGAGGAGCTGCTGCGCCGGACGGTGGAGTCGCTGGGCTGA